In a single window of the Amycolatopsis sp. cg5 genome:
- a CDS encoding S41 family peptidase, translated as MTRWSAELATISSLLLKHYAFPEVASRIVASLGDFSECLDEQAFAEAVTPVLRSVNGDKHLTLDFGKLEPMSVRAARDGHGVTVSRLPDRVALVEIRRFWPASISGAFVTAAMSAVADASTLILDLRRNVGGEPDTLLLVASCLFDRPTALSSLYFPSSGVTERLVTSPVPGFGGAKPVFVLTSASTFSGGEALAYDLQQCGRATVVGETTAGGANFGDYHAVTDQLDLSVPDGYPVNPISGTNWEGVGVRPDIPVPAADALKVATSQS; from the coding sequence ATGACCCGCTGGTCCGCCGAGCTGGCGACGATCTCGTCGCTGCTTCTCAAGCACTACGCGTTCCCGGAAGTCGCTTCGCGGATCGTGGCTTCGTTAGGCGACTTCTCAGAGTGTCTGGACGAGCAGGCGTTCGCTGAGGCGGTCACGCCGGTTCTGCGGTCGGTAAACGGTGACAAGCACCTGACGCTCGACTTCGGCAAGCTTGAGCCGATGAGCGTCCGTGCCGCTCGTGACGGGCATGGGGTCACGGTCAGCCGGCTGCCGGATCGCGTCGCGCTCGTCGAGATCCGGCGCTTCTGGCCGGCGTCGATCTCGGGTGCGTTCGTGACGGCGGCGATGAGCGCGGTCGCCGACGCGTCCACGCTGATCCTCGACCTGCGGCGCAACGTCGGTGGCGAGCCGGACACCCTGCTGCTGGTGGCGAGCTGCCTGTTCGACCGGCCGACGGCGTTGAGCAGCCTGTACTTTCCCTCGTCGGGCGTCACCGAGCGGCTGGTCACGAGTCCCGTGCCGGGATTCGGCGGCGCGAAACCGGTGTTCGTGCTGACCAGCGCGTCGACGTTCTCAGGCGGCGAGGCGCTGGCATACGACCTGCAGCAGTGCGGCCGCGCCACCGTGGTCGGCGAGACCACGGCGGGCGGCGCGAACTTCGGCGACTACCACGCCGTCACCGACCAGCTCGACCTCAGCGTCCCCGACGGCTACCCGGTCAACCCGATCTCGGGCACCAACTGGGAAGGCGTCGGCGTGCGCCCGGACATTCCCGTGCCCGCCGCCGACGCGCTCAAGGTCGCGACGAGTCAGTCTTGA
- a CDS encoding nitrite/sulfite reductase, with translation MATPTGRAPRVKQKRGEGQWALGYREPLNPNERSKKDDNPLNVRARIENIYARGGFDSIDPGDLRGRFRWFGLYTQRKPGIDGGRTASLEPEELDDRYFMLRVRVDGGALTTEQLAVLGEISQTHARDTADITDRQNIQYHWIQIEDVPTIWQKLEDAGMTTMEACGDSPRVILGSPVAGIAADEIIDGTPAIDEIKRRFIGDPRYSNLPRKFKTAVSGQADIAHEINDIAFVGVVHPEHGPGFDLWVGGGLSTNPMLAQRLGAWVPLDEVPDVWEGVISVFRDYGYRRLRARARIKFLVKDWGAEKFRQVLEDEYLKRKLIDGPAPEVPAATLDHVGVHKQIDGKFYVGAAPIAGRVNGATLIAVAKAAERAGSNRVRLTPHQKLVVLDVPEAEVGTLTAELAELGLQAEPSPWRRGIMACTGLEFCKLAIVETKARAHKLVGELEKRLADIQSELDNPVTVHLNGCPNSCARVQTADIGLKGQIVTDDDGNQVEGFQVHLGGGLGLDAGFGRKLRGHKVTSAHVTEYVERLVRAYLAGREPGERFAQWVTRADESVLQ, from the coding sequence CGCTCAACCCGAACGAGCGCTCCAAGAAGGACGACAACCCGCTGAACGTGCGGGCCCGCATCGAGAACATCTACGCGCGCGGGGGCTTCGACTCGATCGACCCCGGTGACCTGCGGGGACGGTTCCGCTGGTTCGGGCTCTACACCCAGCGCAAGCCCGGCATCGACGGCGGCCGGACCGCCTCGCTGGAGCCCGAAGAGCTGGACGACCGGTACTTCATGCTCCGGGTCCGCGTCGACGGCGGCGCGCTGACCACCGAGCAGCTCGCGGTGCTGGGTGAGATCTCGCAGACGCACGCGCGCGACACCGCGGACATCACCGACCGGCAGAACATCCAGTACCACTGGATCCAGATCGAGGACGTGCCGACGATCTGGCAGAAGCTCGAAGACGCGGGCATGACCACGATGGAGGCGTGCGGCGACAGCCCGCGGGTCATCCTCGGCTCGCCCGTCGCGGGGATCGCGGCCGACGAGATCATCGACGGCACGCCCGCCATCGACGAGATCAAGCGCCGGTTCATCGGCGACCCGCGGTACTCCAACCTGCCGCGCAAGTTCAAGACTGCGGTCTCCGGCCAAGCCGACATCGCGCACGAGATCAACGACATCGCCTTCGTCGGCGTGGTGCACCCCGAACACGGCCCCGGTTTCGACCTCTGGGTCGGCGGTGGGCTGTCGACCAACCCGATGCTCGCGCAGCGGCTCGGCGCGTGGGTGCCGCTCGACGAGGTGCCGGACGTCTGGGAAGGCGTCATCAGCGTGTTCCGCGACTACGGTTACCGCAGGCTGCGGGCCCGTGCGCGGATCAAGTTCCTCGTCAAGGACTGGGGCGCGGAGAAGTTCCGCCAGGTGCTGGAAGACGAGTACCTCAAGCGCAAGCTGATCGACGGGCCCGCGCCCGAGGTGCCCGCCGCGACACTCGACCACGTCGGCGTGCACAAGCAGATCGACGGCAAGTTCTACGTCGGCGCCGCGCCGATCGCCGGCCGGGTCAACGGTGCGACGCTGATCGCCGTCGCCAAGGCGGCCGAGCGCGCGGGCTCGAACCGGGTTCGCCTTACCCCGCACCAGAAACTGGTCGTACTCGACGTTCCCGAGGCCGAGGTCGGCACGCTCACCGCGGAACTCGCCGAGCTGGGACTGCAGGCCGAACCGTCGCCGTGGCGGCGCGGGATCATGGCCTGCACCGGGCTGGAGTTCTGCAAGCTCGCGATCGTCGAAACCAAGGCGCGGGCGCACAAACTGGTGGGAGAGCTGGAAAAGCGGCTCGCCGACATCCAGTCCGAATTGGACAACCCGGTCACCGTGCACCTCAACGGCTGCCCGAACTCCTGCGCCAGGGTGCAGACGGCGGACATCGGGCTCAAGGGCCAGATCGTCACCGACGACGACGGCAACCAGGTCGAAGGCTTCCAGGTGCACCTCGGCGGCGGGCTCGGGCTCGACGCCGGTTTCGGCCGGAAACTGCGTGGCCACAAGGTGACCAGCGCGCACGTGACCGAATACGTCGAGCGTCTCGTGCGCGCCTACCTCGCCGGACGCGAGCCCGGCGAGCGGTTCGCCCAGTGGGTCACGCGTGCCGACGAGAGCGTGTTGCAGTGA
- a CDS encoding ribonuclease domain-containing protein gives MFNRRRITAALIGLIVLVLGGWLVKTQVSDDAPAKPAPSSSAPSSQAVSSGKLPGSDSGLPVKGLSTLPSEAGDTWKLIKANGPFPYPRNDGVPFENREKILPRKDSGYYKEYTVKTPGSPDRGARRLVTGQSKELYYTGDHYSSFVVVDPAK, from the coding sequence ATGTTCAACCGAAGGCGGATCACCGCCGCGCTGATCGGCCTCATCGTGCTGGTGCTCGGTGGCTGGCTGGTCAAGACCCAGGTCTCCGACGACGCGCCCGCGAAGCCTGCGCCATCCTCGTCGGCGCCCTCCTCCCAAGCCGTTTCTTCGGGCAAGCTTCCGGGCAGTGATTCCGGCCTGCCGGTCAAGGGCCTGTCGACGCTGCCGTCCGAGGCGGGCGACACCTGGAAGCTCATCAAGGCCAACGGCCCGTTCCCGTATCCGCGCAACGACGGCGTGCCGTTCGAAAACCGCGAGAAGATCCTGCCCCGCAAGGACTCCGGGTACTACAAGGAGTACACCGTGAAGACCCCGGGCAGCCCCGACCGCGGCGCCAGGCGGCTCGTGACCGGGCAGTCGAAGGAGCTCTACTACACGGGCGACCACTACTCGTCCTTCGTCGTCGTGGACCCGGCGAAATGA
- a CDS encoding zinc-binding dehydrogenase, whose protein sequence is MFAVYASAPNAEKPLESLVVGERPDPEVPDGWVRVAVKAASLNMHDLWTLRGVGIKPEQFPMILGCDGAGVLDDGSEVVLHAVVNAPGWQGDDTLDPKRTLLTEKHQGTFADYVIVPKRNVIPKPAGLSFSEAATMGTAWLTAYRMLFVKSGLRPGQTMLVQGASGGVSTALIQLGRAAGFRVWVTGRSEEKRALATGLGAHQAFESGARLPERVDAVFETVGKATWSHSVKSLKPGGIIVVSGSTSGPDAHAELQRVFFLQLRIAGSTMGTRDELADLLSYVDLQGIKPQIGQELPFERAEEGFKSMFEGDTAGKIVFTK, encoded by the coding sequence ATGTTCGCCGTGTACGCCTCCGCGCCCAACGCCGAAAAGCCGCTCGAGTCGCTGGTCGTCGGCGAACGCCCCGACCCCGAGGTGCCCGATGGCTGGGTGCGGGTGGCCGTCAAGGCCGCCAGCCTCAACATGCACGACCTGTGGACGCTGCGCGGGGTCGGCATCAAGCCAGAGCAGTTCCCGATGATCCTCGGCTGCGACGGCGCAGGCGTGCTCGACGACGGCTCCGAGGTCGTGCTGCACGCGGTCGTCAACGCGCCTGGCTGGCAGGGCGACGACACGCTCGACCCGAAGCGCACCCTGCTGACCGAGAAGCACCAGGGCACCTTCGCCGACTACGTCATCGTGCCGAAGCGCAACGTCATCCCGAAGCCGGCAGGCCTGTCCTTCAGCGAAGCCGCCACGATGGGCACGGCCTGGCTGACCGCGTACCGCATGCTGTTCGTGAAGTCGGGGCTGCGGCCGGGCCAGACGATGCTGGTGCAGGGCGCGTCCGGCGGTGTCTCGACGGCGCTGATCCAGCTCGGCCGCGCGGCCGGGTTCCGGGTCTGGGTCACCGGGCGCAGCGAGGAGAAGCGGGCGCTGGCCACCGGTCTCGGCGCGCACCAGGCGTTCGAGTCCGGCGCGCGGCTGCCGGAGCGGGTCGACGCGGTGTTCGAGACCGTCGGCAAGGCGACCTGGTCGCACTCGGTCAAGTCACTCAAGCCGGGCGGCATCATCGTGGTCTCCGGCTCGACCAGCGGGCCCGACGCGCACGCCGAGCTGCAGCGCGTCTTCTTCCTGCAGCTGCGGATCGCGGGCTCGACCATGGGCACCCGCGACGAGCTCGCGGACCTGCTCTCCTACGTCGATCTCCAGGGCATCAAGCCGCAGATCGGCCAGGAACTGCCCTTCGAGCGTGCCGAAGAGGGCTTCAAGAGCATGTTCGAGGGCGACACCGCAGGCAAAATCGTGTTCACGAAGTGA
- the cysD gene encoding sulfate adenylyltransferase subunit CysD: MTTLEPATDAAQDNLAALESEAIHIFREVAGEFDRPVILFSGGKDSTLLLHLAIKAFWPAPVPFPLLHVDTGHNFDEVIEFRDRVVEKHGLRLVVAKVQDWIDDGKLEERADGLRNPLQTTPLLETIAENKFDAVFGGGRRDEERARAKERIFSLRNAFGQWEPRRQRPELWNLYNGRHRPGEQVRVFPLSNWTEADVWNYIAREKVELPSIYYAHQREVYQRDGMWLAEGPWGGPKPHEEVKELTVRYRTVGDGSCTGAIESTAATVEEVIAEVSASRLTERGATRADDRMSEAAMEDRKREGYF, from the coding sequence ATGACCACGCTCGAACCGGCGACCGATGCGGCGCAGGACAACCTGGCCGCACTGGAATCCGAAGCCATCCACATCTTCCGCGAGGTCGCCGGTGAGTTCGACCGCCCGGTGATCCTGTTCTCCGGCGGCAAGGACTCGACGCTGCTGCTGCACTTGGCGATCAAGGCGTTCTGGCCCGCACCGGTGCCGTTCCCGCTGTTGCATGTGGACACCGGGCACAACTTCGACGAGGTGATCGAGTTCCGGGATCGCGTCGTCGAGAAGCACGGGCTGCGCCTGGTCGTCGCGAAGGTGCAGGACTGGATCGACGACGGCAAGCTGGAAGAGCGTGCGGACGGCCTGCGCAACCCGCTGCAGACCACTCCCCTGCTGGAGACGATCGCCGAGAACAAGTTCGACGCCGTGTTCGGCGGCGGTCGGCGTGACGAGGAGCGCGCGCGGGCGAAGGAGCGGATCTTCAGCCTGCGCAACGCTTTCGGCCAGTGGGAACCGCGCCGTCAGCGTCCGGAGCTGTGGAACCTCTACAACGGACGGCACCGTCCCGGCGAGCAGGTCCGCGTGTTCCCGCTGTCCAACTGGACCGAGGCGGACGTCTGGAACTACATCGCCCGCGAAAAGGTCGAGCTGCCGTCGATCTACTACGCGCACCAGCGCGAGGTGTACCAGCGTGACGGCATGTGGCTGGCCGAAGGTCCTTGGGGCGGCCCGAAACCGCACGAAGAGGTCAAGGAGCTGACCGTCCGCTACCGCACCGTCGGCGACGGCTCGTGCACCGGCGCGATCGAGTCGACGGCCGCGACCGTCGAAGAGGTCATCGCCGAGGTGTCGGCCAGCAGGCTCACCGAGCGCGGCGCGACGCGTGCCGACGACCGCATGTCCGAAGCGGCCATGGAAGACCGCAAGCGAGAGGGCTACTTCTGA
- a CDS encoding Insertion element protein: protein MTERATPFYCPYCGDEDLRPEENGGWLCSACRRVFSVKFIGLSLPEASR from the coding sequence GTGACCGAACGCGCGACTCCTTTCTACTGCCCATATTGCGGCGATGAGGATCTAAGGCCGGAAGAAAACGGCGGCTGGCTTTGTTCGGCCTGTCGACGGGTCTTCTCGGTCAAGTTCATCGGCCTGTCCCTACCGGAGGCGAGTAGATGA
- a CDS encoding cyclase, which yields MKSALRRTLTAAALAAIPALALATPASAATAVNFDCQANAPIVGPQKANFAQDATVTAPATVAPGANLTVVIDPAPNTLPTTVAGYKLKEVKTFTLKFPIPANSTYVNATLSGGSGLGSTPPKIAVANGVATLSFPGPIKGGAAFELPTVTATLKAGTSGTIQTKISGTSYTDPGLTFTAVVSSFIDISAPTACFPNPSPVFTTTTIG from the coding sequence ATGAAGTCAGCTCTGCGCCGAACCCTGACCGCGGCCGCTCTGGCGGCCATCCCAGCTCTCGCGCTCGCCACCCCGGCTTCCGCGGCCACCGCGGTCAACTTCGACTGCCAGGCCAACGCCCCCATCGTCGGCCCGCAGAAGGCGAACTTCGCCCAGGACGCCACCGTCACCGCCCCCGCGACGGTCGCGCCAGGCGCCAACCTCACCGTCGTCATCGACCCGGCGCCCAACACGCTCCCGACCACGGTCGCGGGCTACAAACTGAAGGAGGTCAAGACGTTCACGCTCAAGTTCCCGATCCCGGCGAACTCGACCTACGTGAACGCCACCCTCTCCGGCGGCTCCGGCCTCGGCAGCACCCCGCCCAAGATCGCCGTCGCCAACGGCGTCGCGACGCTCAGCTTCCCCGGCCCGATCAAGGGCGGCGCCGCCTTCGAGCTGCCGACCGTCACCGCGACCTTGAAGGCGGGTACGTCCGGCACCATCCAGACCAAGATCTCCGGCACCAGCTACACCGACCCCGGCCTGACCTTCACCGCCGTGGTCAGCTCGTTCATCGACATCTCGGCGCCGACCGCGTGCTTCCCCAACCCGAGCCCGGTCTTCACCACCACGACCATCGGCTAG
- a CDS encoding phosphoadenylyl-sulfate reductase translates to MTTTADYKTLAERASAELANATAEEALRWTAETFGDDFIVASNMQDAVLVDLATKVKSDVDVLFLETGYHFAETIGTRDAVATVYPDIRIVNAQAEQSVAEQDAEYGPKLHERDAALCCNLRKVVPLRSTLAKYSAWVTGVRRVDAPTRANTPIVTWDDRNGLVKINPIAPWTDDEFNDYIAEHGILQNPLVSIGYLSIGCAPCTAKVEPGQDPRSGRWAGQSKTECGLHG, encoded by the coding sequence ATGACCACCACAGCCGATTACAAAACCTTGGCAGAGCGGGCTTCCGCGGAACTCGCGAACGCCACCGCCGAAGAAGCCTTGCGCTGGACCGCCGAAACGTTCGGTGACGACTTCATCGTGGCGTCCAACATGCAGGACGCCGTGCTGGTCGACCTGGCCACCAAGGTGAAGTCCGATGTGGACGTCCTGTTCCTCGAGACCGGCTACCACTTCGCGGAGACCATCGGCACCCGCGACGCGGTCGCGACGGTGTACCCGGACATCCGCATCGTCAACGCGCAGGCCGAGCAGAGCGTCGCCGAGCAGGACGCCGAGTACGGCCCCAAGCTGCACGAACGCGACGCCGCCCTGTGCTGCAACCTGCGCAAGGTGGTGCCGCTGCGCTCCACACTCGCGAAGTACTCGGCATGGGTGACCGGCGTCCGCCGCGTCGACGCGCCGACCCGCGCGAACACCCCGATCGTCACCTGGGACGACCGCAACGGGCTGGTGAAGATCAACCCGATCGCGCCGTGGACCGACGACGAGTTCAACGACTACATCGCCGAGCACGGGATCCTGCAGAACCCGTTGGTGTCCATCGGATATCTGTCGATCGGCTGCGCGCCGTGCACCGCGAAGGTCGAGCCGGGTCAAGACCCGCGCAGCGGCCGGTGGGCGGGCCAGTCCAAGACCGAGTGCGGTTTGCACGGCTGA
- a CDS encoding barstar family protein, producing the protein MTATETAVAEARARGAYPHVVDGKHAVDKLSAMDAIAAALSFPKHFGRNLDALYDSLTDLSWLQPGEHVLIWPGSDRLKETDPKAYLAVRAVLSDAQRALAPSGDRSDDRLLTVVLTEA; encoded by the coding sequence ATGACCGCCACCGAGACGGCTGTCGCCGAGGCCCGCGCCCGTGGCGCGTACCCGCACGTCGTCGACGGCAAGCACGCCGTCGACAAGCTCTCGGCGATGGACGCGATCGCCGCGGCGCTGTCGTTCCCGAAGCACTTCGGCCGCAACCTCGACGCGCTCTACGACTCGCTGACCGACCTGTCGTGGCTCCAGCCCGGCGAGCACGTGCTGATCTGGCCCGGTTCCGACCGCCTCAAGGAAACCGACCCGAAGGCGTACCTCGCGGTGCGCGCTGTCCTTTCGGACGCCCAACGGGCCCTCGCGCCCAGCGGCGACCGAAGTGACGATCGGCTGCTGACCGTGGTACTCACGGAGGCATGA
- a CDS encoding sirohydrochlorin chelatase, which yields MTVPLVAVAHGSRDSRSAATVRELVEVVRAQAPGLDVRASFLDLSTPLVTDVLKELRDEGHREVIVVPLLLGSAYHARVDLPALVAEVDGPEFTVSVSDVLGIDPLIEAVALDKLSGTDLTGAGIVVSAVGSSNAGANSAVADLASRWQAKLGVPVSPAFASTAQPDVPAAIAQLRTRGADRIVVASWFLAPGLLPDRIAALATDATFVAEPLGPDERVARVVLRRYEAMRLVAAAAVA from the coding sequence ATGACGGTGCCCTTGGTCGCGGTCGCGCACGGAAGCCGGGATTCCAGATCCGCGGCGACCGTGCGAGAGCTCGTCGAGGTCGTGCGCGCGCAGGCGCCCGGCCTCGACGTGCGGGCGTCCTTTCTGGATTTGTCGACACCGCTCGTGACCGACGTGCTCAAGGAGCTTCGCGACGAGGGTCATCGCGAAGTGATCGTGGTTCCGCTGCTCCTGGGCAGCGCCTACCACGCGCGAGTCGATCTTCCCGCTCTCGTCGCGGAAGTCGACGGTCCCGAGTTCACCGTGTCCGTCTCCGACGTACTGGGCATCGACCCGCTGATCGAGGCTGTCGCACTAGACAAACTGTCCGGAACGGACTTGACCGGCGCGGGAATCGTTGTCAGCGCGGTGGGTTCGTCCAACGCGGGCGCGAACTCGGCGGTCGCCGACCTCGCGAGCCGCTGGCAGGCCAAGCTCGGCGTCCCGGTGTCGCCCGCGTTCGCGAGCACCGCCCAGCCGGACGTCCCGGCGGCCATCGCGCAGCTGCGCACGCGGGGCGCGGACCGGATCGTGGTGGCGTCGTGGTTCCTCGCGCCGGGACTGCTGCCCGACCGGATCGCCGCGCTGGCAACGGATGCGACCTTCGTGGCCGAGCCGCTCGGTCCCGATGAACGGGTAGCGCGGGTAGTGTTGCGGCGGTACGAGGCGATGCGCCTCGTCGCGGCCGCCGCCGTCGCCTAA
- a CDS encoding enoyl-CoA hydratase family protein translates to MADELVHYEVAAGVATITLDSPHNRNALSAQLRRELSESLTKARADDDVRVIVLTHTGPVFCAGMDLKEARGAGAGDQGVNEFPQILDQLWTSPKPVVARLAGPARAGGIGMIAATDIAVAVKTATFAFSEVRIGVVPAIISLTVFPRLNARAAHELFLTGDTFDAERAANIGLINSAVDADALDAEVERYVKALTLGGPKALATTKELLSKPRPATPSDGFEEMLALSTRFFASEEGQEGITAFAQKRKPNWVPQD, encoded by the coding sequence ATGGCTGACGAACTGGTGCACTACGAGGTGGCGGCTGGTGTCGCCACGATCACGCTGGACTCCCCGCACAACCGCAACGCGCTGTCCGCGCAGCTGCGCCGCGAGCTGAGCGAGAGCCTGACCAAGGCGCGCGCGGACGACGACGTGCGGGTGATCGTGCTGACGCACACCGGCCCGGTGTTCTGCGCGGGCATGGACCTCAAGGAAGCGCGCGGGGCCGGCGCGGGCGACCAGGGCGTCAACGAGTTCCCGCAGATCCTGGACCAGCTGTGGACGAGCCCGAAGCCGGTCGTCGCACGGCTCGCGGGCCCGGCCCGTGCCGGTGGGATCGGCATGATCGCCGCCACCGACATCGCGGTCGCGGTCAAGACGGCGACCTTCGCGTTCAGCGAGGTGCGCATCGGTGTGGTGCCCGCGATCATCTCGCTGACCGTGTTCCCCCGGTTGAACGCGCGCGCGGCGCACGAGCTGTTCCTCACCGGTGACACCTTCGACGCGGAGCGCGCGGCCAACATCGGCCTTATCAACTCGGCTGTCGATGCTGACGCGCTCGACGCCGAGGTCGAGCGCTACGTCAAGGCTCTCACTCTCGGTGGCCCGAAGGCTTTGGCAACCACCAAGGAGCTTCTGAGCAAGCCTCGCCCGGCGACGCCTTCAGATGGCTTCGAAGAGATGCTCGCGCTTTCGACGCGCTTCTTCGCCAGCGAAGAGGGCCAGGAAGGCATCACGGCTTTCGCTCAGAAGCGCAAGCCCAACTGGGTTCCTCAAGACTGA
- a CDS encoding sulfate adenylyltransferase subunit 1: MSSLLRLATAGSVDDGKSTLVGRLLYDTKSVLADQLDAVTRASVDKGLSTPDLSLLVDGLRSEREQGITIDVAYRYFATPKRSFVLADTPGHVQYTRNTVTGASTAQLAVLLVDARKGVIEQTRRHAAVLSLLGVPQLVLAVNKIDLIDYDEATFAVIADEFQSHAKSLGYQDGTVLSIPVSALEGDNVASKSDRTPWYLGPTLLEHLENVPVAPDPHDAAFRFPVQYVIRPRTPEYPDYRGYAGQIAAGTVRPGDAVVVLPQGLHTTVERIDTPDGPLEEAGAGSSVTILLADDFDIARGELIASAERQPAVTDEISAALCWLSSKPLKAGAQVWVKHGAKTVKAIVEELNARFDEQTLSTVGDPESLQLNDIGQVTLRLAEELPVDDYKLSPRTGAFIVIDPKDGDTLAAGLVGERFA, from the coding sequence ATGAGCAGCTTGTTGAGGCTGGCCACCGCGGGCAGCGTGGACGACGGAAAGTCCACTCTGGTCGGCCGGCTGCTCTACGACACGAAATCCGTGCTCGCCGACCAGCTCGACGCGGTCACCCGCGCGAGTGTCGACAAAGGACTGTCCACGCCGGACCTTTCACTACTGGTCGACGGCCTGCGCTCGGAGCGCGAGCAGGGCATCACCATCGACGTGGCGTACCGGTACTTCGCCACGCCCAAGCGGAGTTTCGTGCTCGCGGACACGCCTGGCCACGTGCAGTACACGCGCAACACGGTGACCGGGGCGTCCACCGCGCAGCTCGCCGTACTGCTGGTCGACGCGCGCAAGGGCGTCATCGAGCAGACCCGGCGCCACGCGGCCGTGCTGTCGCTGCTCGGCGTGCCGCAGCTGGTGCTCGCGGTCAACAAGATCGACCTGATCGACTACGACGAAGCCACCTTCGCCGTGATCGCCGACGAGTTCCAGTCGCACGCCAAGTCGCTCGGCTACCAGGACGGCACCGTGCTGTCGATCCCGGTTTCGGCGCTGGAAGGCGACAACGTCGCGTCCAAATCAGACCGGACGCCGTGGTACCTCGGGCCGACGCTGCTGGAGCACCTGGAAAACGTGCCGGTGGCGCCGGACCCGCACGACGCGGCGTTCCGGTTCCCGGTGCAGTACGTGATCCGGCCGCGCACGCCCGAGTACCCGGACTACCGGGGCTACGCCGGGCAGATCGCGGCGGGCACGGTCCGCCCCGGTGACGCTGTCGTCGTTCTGCCCCAAGGACTGCACACGACGGTCGAGCGCATCGACACGCCGGACGGCCCGCTCGAAGAGGCGGGTGCCGGCAGCTCGGTGACCATCCTGCTGGCCGACGACTTCGACATCGCACGTGGTGAGCTGATCGCCTCGGCCGAGCGTCAGCCCGCGGTCACCGACGAGATCTCGGCCGCGTTGTGCTGGCTGTCGAGCAAGCCGCTGAAGGCGGGCGCGCAGGTGTGGGTCAAACACGGCGCGAAGACCGTGAAGGCGATCGTCGAGGAGCTCAACGCCCGCTTCGACGAGCAGACACTGTCCACTGTGGGCGATCCGGAGTCGTTGCAGCTCAACGACATCGGTCAGGTCACCCTGCGCCTCGCCGAGGAGCTGCCGGTCGACGACTACAAGCTCAGCCCGCGCACCGGCGCGTTCATCGTGATCGACCCGAAGGACGGCGACACCCTCGCCGCCGGGCTGGTCGGTGAGCGGTTCGCATGA